One genomic region from Terasakiella sp. SH-1 encodes:
- a CDS encoding PQQ-dependent sugar dehydrogenase, translated as MLILFILLSSSPSWADLRLPVGFSLSEFAHIPGARSLAPAPEIGAVFVGSRGSAIHMIVDHNHDGKADNVIRLINSLKVPNGIAWKDGYLYVAEQHRLIRFHIGDQRPKKLRSPEVLFDKFPDRRWHGWRYAKFGPDGGLYISIGAPCNICSLRGQEGTILRFDPTSWVPSIFAKGVRNSVGFDFDPITQDLIFSDNGADHMGDDLPPDELNRAPLGGLHFGYPYFGGGDTRTTEFLRHQLPENRLPIHKFQAHVAPLGVHFYQGKRFPEYYRQGVFVAQHGSWNRSIPVGYQISFLAFDHYGKVLKEEAFISGWLNAEHDVSGRPVDLTTWADGRLLISDDSEDKVYIVDYHK; from the coding sequence TTGCTCATTCTTTTCATTCTTCTGTCTAGCTCACCAAGCTGGGCGGATCTTCGCTTGCCTGTGGGGTTTAGCCTTAGCGAATTTGCCCATATTCCCGGTGCACGCAGCCTTGCACCCGCCCCGGAAATAGGCGCTGTTTTTGTGGGCTCGCGTGGTTCTGCGATCCATATGATTGTGGATCATAATCATGATGGCAAAGCCGACAATGTAATCCGTCTGATTAACAGCCTAAAAGTCCCCAATGGGATTGCCTGGAAAGACGGCTATCTTTATGTGGCTGAACAGCACCGTCTGATTCGTTTCCATATTGGTGATCAGCGCCCTAAAAAACTACGCTCTCCAGAAGTTCTCTTTGATAAGTTCCCTGATCGACGCTGGCATGGCTGGCGATATGCCAAATTCGGACCAGATGGGGGGCTATATATCAGTATTGGCGCCCCTTGCAATATCTGTAGTTTACGCGGGCAGGAAGGTACAATTCTCAGGTTTGATCCAACAAGTTGGGTCCCCTCAATTTTTGCTAAAGGGGTGCGCAATTCCGTCGGTTTTGATTTTGACCCGATAACACAGGATTTGATTTTTAGTGATAATGGCGCAGATCATATGGGGGACGACCTGCCCCCGGATGAATTAAACCGCGCCCCTCTTGGCGGATTGCATTTTGGCTACCCCTATTTTGGTGGTGGTGATACTCGCACCACAGAATTTCTGCGCCACCAGCTTCCAGAAAATCGTCTGCCCATTCACAAATTTCAGGCCCATGTCGCCCCCTTAGGGGTTCATTTTTATCAAGGGAAACGCTTTCCTGAATATTACCGTCAAGGCGTCTTTGTCGCCCAACATGGTTCCTGGAACCGCAGTATTCCTGTCGGCTATCAAATCTCTTTTCTAGCTTTTGACCATTATGGCAAAGTTTTAAAAGAAGAAGCCTTTATCTCCGGCTGGCTCAATGCTGAGCATGATGTGTCAGGGCGTCCGGTTGATCTGACCACATGGGCTGATGGGCGCTTACTGATTTCAGATGATAGCGAAGACAAAGTCTATATTGTTGATTACCATAAATAA
- a CDS encoding RNA pyrophosphohydrolase, producing MAKEKSKKSLPYRPCVGICLFHQDGKVFVAERLDTPGAWQFPQGGIDKGEDPYDAAFRELKEEIGTDNADFLAKTDDWLHYDLPDHLIGKVWKGKYRGQKQIWFAFRFKGRDQNIDINTKHPEFSKWQWVELAETVDLIVPFKRDIYVEIVNQFKRFA from the coding sequence ATGGCAAAAGAAAAAAGTAAAAAGAGTTTACCTTATCGGCCCTGTGTCGGGATTTGTCTGTTTCATCAGGATGGGAAAGTCTTTGTTGCCGAACGTCTGGATACGCCGGGGGCTTGGCAATTTCCACAAGGGGGGATTGATAAAGGCGAAGACCCTTATGATGCTGCCTTTCGCGAGCTGAAGGAAGAAATCGGTACGGATAATGCTGATTTTTTGGCGAAAACAGATGACTGGCTCCATTATGATTTGCCAGACCACCTGATTGGCAAGGTATGGAAAGGGAAATATCGCGGCCAGAAGCAAATCTGGTTTGCCTTTCGCTTTAAAGGTCGTGATCAAAATATTGACATTAATACCAAGCACCCGGAATTTTCAAAATGGCAATGGGTGGAACTGGCTGAAACCGTTGATTTAATTGTGCCGTTCAAACGCGATATTTATGTGGAAATTGTCAATCAGTTTAAACGGTTTGCTTGA
- a CDS encoding NnrU family protein, which yields MSDLIIAMSVFLLAHIIPSYRPLRARLVERMGEKIFMSVYGIISLFLFAWLLHSYLKAPYMGLWATQDWMRFVVLIVMYTVCVLLICTFSQPNPFSLGKGGKGFDPANPGIVGLTRHPAFIAFALWSFVHMLPNGDVASLLFFALMGALSLYGPKSLDDKRKAKMGERDWQELKARVVTGWPHIGAQRFLAAFLLYLLLFFAHEPVIGVMPYLW from the coding sequence ATGTCTGATTTGATCATCGCAATGAGTGTCTTTTTACTCGCACATATCATTCCATCCTATCGACCATTACGAGCACGTCTGGTTGAGCGTATGGGTGAAAAAATATTTATGTCTGTTTATGGCATCATCAGTTTGTTTTTATTTGCATGGTTGCTCCATAGTTACCTAAAAGCACCTTATATGGGATTATGGGCAACACAGGACTGGATGCGATTTGTTGTGCTTATCGTGATGTATACCGTTTGTGTTTTGCTGATTTGTACCTTCAGTCAGCCCAACCCTTTTTCATTGGGCAAAGGGGGAAAGGGATTTGATCCGGCCAATCCCGGTATTGTGGGGCTGACGCGTCATCCGGCCTTTATCGCTTTTGCCCTTTGGTCTTTTGTCCATATGCTGCCCAATGGGGATGTGGCTTCTCTTTTATTTTTCGCTTTGATGGGGGCCTTAAGTCTATATGGGCCAAAATCACTGGATGATAAACGCAAGGCAAAAATGGGAGAAAGGGACTGGCAAGAGCTAAAGGCGCGCGTGGTGACTGGCTGGCCACATATTGGGGCACAACGGTTTCTTGCTGCTTTTCTCTTATATCTCCTGCTCTTTTTTGCGCATGAACCTGTGATCGGGGTGATGCCTTATTTATGGTAA
- a CDS encoding helix-turn-helix domain-containing protein: MNSSIKSPYLPDNVANNEPAGRPIPTDPDALLFPAEAGYLLGNSTGTLANWRVQGKGPSFITCGRKQIRYRRTDVLRWIADNSFSSTSEAGVGQ, from the coding sequence ATGAACTCTTCTATTAAATCTCCCTATCTTCCTGACAACGTTGCAAACAATGAACCCGCAGGTCGTCCCATTCCAACCGATCCGGACGCTCTATTGTTTCCAGCAGAAGCTGGCTATTTATTAGGTAACAGTACAGGGACACTTGCTAATTGGCGAGTTCAAGGCAAAGGCCCTTCGTTCATCACTTGTGGGCGTAAACAAATCCGCTACCGCCGCACTGATGTCTTACGATGGATTGCTGACAACAGCTTTTCTTCCACTTCAGAAGCAGGTGTCGGCCAATGA
- a CDS encoding Rha family transcriptional regulator, which translates to MLPVVKQFKGKVFADSRDVADYFGKRHDNVIQKIKGIGCSKKFRHLNFKEAEYIDDQGKGRKSYQMTKDGFTFLVMGFTGKKAAEFKECYIQRFNEMEDALNGQGLFWQEERDKGLVYRRHFTQILQDHGVNGFGFKNCTDAINKEVAGCTAKKLIEKRGLPAKANARDALNSEELHCTWMIERLASERIEVEGRQGNRDCFAATQLTSHEFMDAINQMKSGWLPKQVLVSGEDK; encoded by the coding sequence GTGTTACCTGTCGTAAAGCAGTTCAAAGGTAAGGTCTTTGCTGATAGCCGTGATGTGGCCGATTATTTCGGAAAACGTCACGATAATGTCATTCAAAAAATTAAAGGCATCGGTTGTTCAAAAAAATTTCGCCACCTTAATTTTAAGGAGGCTGAATATATAGATGATCAAGGGAAAGGACGTAAGTCATACCAGATGACCAAAGATGGTTTCACTTTCTTGGTTATGGGGTTCACAGGCAAAAAGGCAGCAGAATTCAAAGAATGCTACATCCAACGCTTTAATGAAATGGAAGATGCCTTAAATGGTCAGGGGTTATTTTGGCAGGAAGAGCGGGATAAAGGCTTGGTTTATCGCAGGCATTTCACCCAAATCTTGCAAGATCATGGTGTTAACGGCTTTGGCTTCAAAAACTGCACCGATGCAATCAATAAAGAGGTTGCTGGCTGTACGGCAAAAAAACTCATCGAAAAGCGTGGTTTGCCAGCTAAGGCCAATGCAAGGGACGCCCTTAATTCTGAGGAGCTTCATTGTACCTGGATGATTGAACGACTAGCTAGTGAGCGGATTGAAGTTGAGGGCAGGCAAGGCAATAGAGACTGTTTCGCGGCAACTCAATTGACATCACATGAATTTATGGACGCCATCAATCAGATGAAATCCGGCTGGCTACCTAAGCAGGTATTGGTTTCTGGCGAAGATAAATAG
- a CDS encoding helix-turn-helix transcriptional regulator, which yields MINKEQVKMARAALSWGVRELAEKAGTTANTVSRFENGADAKVSTLEGIQVALESAGIVFIENGAQSLEGGIGIRLKEKT from the coding sequence ATGATAAACAAAGAACAAGTCAAAATGGCCCGAGCAGCATTGAGCTGGGGGGTCCGTGAATTAGCAGAAAAAGCAGGAACAACCGCCAACACTGTAAGTCGGTTTGAAAATGGTGCAGACGCAAAAGTTAGTACGCTTGAAGGTATTCAGGTAGCCCTTGAAAGCGCTGGTATTGTGTTCATAGAAAATGGTGCCCAGAGCCTAGAGGGTGGTATTGGCATAAGGCTAAAGGAAAAAACATGA
- a CDS encoding divergent polysaccharide deacetylase family protein — MADDLDDTLDDVDLDDTPSGASGVPSPTDFPDDDDFDFDDDFDYDDEGGKKKFDFKALLADKKKLAIFGGAAVVLLAAIGGGTYWLMSGDEGAEETAEATGGAKTSGGIGGAVGLALQTTATSGLTPQSKLTAGGATGGAKLTADGGAKLTAGGGTRLSAGGAAMVASQVGGGMGGYDPKNTANPLSTAAVGDVGINIPAVLPSSVSGFGAPKQAQPPAQAVDKNLMEVTKDGLVPAVAKDGREPWKSYARPFQGNASEPMVGLVVTGLGLSDSLTEAAIDHLPHDVTLAFSAYGRGIKKWVEKARAMGHEVLLELPMESGSFPADDPGPLAMMTSKTAGENLKLLNLMMATAQGYVGFIGQYGSKFMRSQKAMSPIMGELKTRGLFFMDPRSTDGSVALEMADEMQMARAISDTNINSNASVKRIRAQLDTAATVAKNRGASAAVIRITPNSLKTIREWAAGLQGVKIAPMTSLAGRQGT; from the coding sequence ATGGCTGACGATCTTGACGATACGCTTGATGATGTAGATCTGGATGATACGCCCAGTGGGGCAAGCGGGGTTCCTTCCCCAACGGATTTTCCGGATGATGACGATTTCGATTTTGACGATGACTTCGACTATGATGACGAAGGCGGCAAAAAGAAATTTGATTTCAAGGCATTGCTTGCTGATAAGAAGAAACTTGCCATTTTTGGCGGGGCGGCAGTGGTGTTATTGGCGGCCATCGGTGGCGGAACCTATTGGTTGATGTCAGGTGACGAGGGAGCTGAGGAAACGGCAGAGGCAACTGGTGGTGCAAAAACATCTGGCGGGATTGGCGGTGCAGTTGGTCTGGCTTTGCAAACAACAGCCACGTCCGGCTTGACACCGCAATCCAAATTAACAGCAGGTGGCGCAACAGGCGGTGCTAAACTCACCGCTGACGGTGGTGCGAAGTTAACCGCAGGCGGCGGGACCAGGTTAAGCGCTGGTGGTGCAGCTATGGTTGCCAGTCAGGTTGGCGGCGGTATGGGGGGCTATGACCCTAAAAATACGGCCAATCCCCTGTCCACAGCCGCCGTTGGTGATGTTGGGATTAATATTCCGGCGGTGTTACCGTCGTCGGTTTCTGGTTTTGGGGCACCGAAACAGGCCCAGCCCCCTGCACAGGCGGTAGATAAAAACCTGATGGAAGTCACCAAGGACGGGTTGGTTCCTGCGGTGGCGAAAGACGGGCGTGAACCTTGGAAATCTTATGCCCGCCCGTTTCAGGGCAACGCAAGTGAACCTATGGTCGGGCTTGTTGTTACAGGACTGGGCTTAAGTGATTCTTTGACTGAAGCTGCAATTGACCATCTCCCCCATGATGTGACGCTGGCCTTTAGTGCCTATGGGCGTGGGATTAAAAAATGGGTGGAAAAAGCTCGTGCCATGGGGCATGAGGTTTTGTTGGAACTTCCCATGGAATCCGGTAGTTTCCCGGCTGATGACCCTGGCCCCCTTGCGATGATGACATCCAAAACAGCCGGAGAAAATTTGAAACTTCTCAACCTGATGATGGCAACGGCACAGGGCTATGTTGGTTTCATCGGGCAGTATGGTTCTAAATTCATGCGCAGCCAAAAGGCCATGTCTCCGATTATGGGAGAGTTGAAAACCCGTGGACTCTTTTTCATGGACCCACGCAGCACCGATGGCAGTGTTGCCTTGGAAATGGCCGATGAGATGCAAATGGCACGGGCGATTTCTGACACCAACATCAACAGCAATGCCAGTGTGAAACGTATTCGCGCCCAACTCGATACTGCTGCAACGGTGGCGAAAAATCGGGGGGCAAGTGCGGCGGTGATTCGGATCACCCCCAATAGCCTGAAAACAATTCGGGAATGGGCTGCGGGCCTGCAAGGGGTGAAAATTGCACCGATGACCAGTTTGGCCGGGCGTCAGGGGACCTGA
- a CDS encoding pentapeptide repeat-containing protein, translated as MMKSIKKRNMRRAESLSRQRQTLPQGQAGISPPRKIKEIWKSAHPILKTLSPIEWLGEWVAYCFKASAGLRLVAEFIALAIVVVTFIAFWLEYEQRGIDRGVRIATLFAQIAQVHALPDGKGLKALTPSVEALVRENVPIERIDLNGAVLAQANLSGADLSGADFSGGNLYRANLSGADLSETNLSGANLIGANLSGANLYSANISGTNLIGADLSEAGLYKANLAGANLYKANLAGANLRGADLAGAILEGSILIRTDFEKAKNVPSLKSAFAIPNRPPTNIPEGVEIPAKWVLPTK; from the coding sequence ATGATGAAATCTATTAAAAAAAGAAACATGCGCAGGGCAGAAAGTCTTTCGCGGCAAAGGCAAACGCTGCCTCAAGGCCAAGCTGGCATTTCTCCACCAAGAAAGATTAAAGAGATTTGGAAAAGCGCTCACCCAATACTTAAAACCTTGTCTCCGATTGAATGGCTGGGTGAATGGGTGGCTTACTGCTTTAAAGCTTCTGCTGGTTTGCGATTGGTTGCTGAATTTATTGCTTTGGCGATTGTTGTGGTTACGTTTATCGCTTTTTGGCTGGAATACGAGCAACGCGGCATAGATCGAGGAGTGCGTATCGCAACCTTGTTTGCCCAGATCGCTCAGGTTCATGCCTTGCCTGATGGAAAAGGCTTGAAAGCCTTGACGCCAAGTGTTGAGGCACTGGTGCGTGAAAATGTGCCTATCGAGCGGATTGATTTGAATGGCGCTGTTTTGGCACAGGCTAATCTCTCTGGGGCCGATCTCTCTGGAGCCGACTTCTCTGGAGGCAACCTCTATAGAGCCAACCTCTCCGGGGCCGATCTCTCTGAGACCAATCTCTCTGGGGCCAACCTCATTGGGGCCAACCTCTCTGGGGCCAACCTCTATAGCGCCAATATCTCTGGGACCAACCTCATTGGTGCCGATCTCTCTGAGGCCGGCCTCTATAAGGCCAACCTCGCTGGAGCCAACCTCTATAAGGCCAACCTCGCTGGAGCCAACCTCAGAGGGGCTGACCTCGCTGGGGCCATCCTCGAAGGGAGCATCCTCATCAGAACGGATTTCGAAAAGGCAAAAAATGTCCCCAGCCTCAAGAGTGCTTTCGCCATTCCCAACAGGCCGCCCACCAACATACCGGAAGGGGTGGAGATTCCTGCAAAATGGGTTTTGCCTACAAAATAA
- the gpt gene encoding xanthine phosphoribosyltransferase, whose product MASLEDDIVSEVVSWAEIHKDTRVLARQLSKRAPFKGIIAITRGGLIPAAIMARELGIKLIETVCVEAYRDDAAELSGSVNVMKEATQARDGEGWLMIDDLVDTGTTAKAVREMMPKAYFVTLYAKPEGKPLVDSFVKEVEQETWVFFPWDTQLQYSKPIAAKSD is encoded by the coding sequence ATGGCCTCTTTAGAAGATGATATTGTATCTGAAGTCGTATCCTGGGCTGAAATCCATAAAGATACCCGTGTTCTTGCACGTCAACTTTCCAAGCGCGCCCCTTTCAAAGGCATTATTGCGATCACCCGTGGTGGTTTAATCCCCGCAGCCATTATGGCCCGTGAACTGGGGATCAAGCTGATTGAGACCGTTTGTGTTGAAGCCTACCGTGACGATGCTGCAGAGCTAAGCGGTTCTGTTAACGTGATGAAAGAAGCAACACAAGCTCGCGACGGTGAAGGCTGGCTGATGATTGATGACCTTGTTGATACCGGGACCACAGCCAAGGCCGTTCGTGAAATGATGCCCAAGGCTTATTTCGTAACCCTTTATGCCAAACCCGAAGGCAAACCACTGGTCGACAGCTTCGTCAAAGAGGTCGAACAGGAAACATGGGTCTTCTTTCCATGGGATACCCAGCTGCAATATAGCAAGCCGATTGCCGCAAAATCTGACTGA
- a CDS encoding DUF6371 domain-containing protein, whose amino-acid sequence MSKDKAEIFRPLGENEKKPAQRPRSNNKGDWEPLLLVPAHAGEPRPHYKHGDADTKYYYRSVTGELICIVHRFDLPGGGKEVIPASYCTNSKLGKTQWRWMAPLEPRPIYNAHLLAQFPDAPVILCEGEKAADACARLMPKAIAVTTLGGSNAAKHANWGTLAKRRVVIWPDADAPGMKYAGYAAKALAEVSAQVSICRPPDNVYEGWDAADAELDGWDEDKTLTFLREAKPADEILNSKEGHTETGKDKTGRTGKKKGAASSDTEESSGRIPQRDLLISIIDEIELWHDDDRNAYASIHINGHWENWPIRSRDFRIWLSGRYYKEFGGAIGSQALEDGLKVMESEAIHESPQRQVCRRIGGLNGNVYLDLCDKAWKAVEVTAHGWCVIDRAPVKFLRSNSMQPLPEPEEGVTIERMRDFINTGTEDDFRLIVAWLVGALRPDGPYPILLINGQQGSSKSTVSRFLRDLIDPNRSSIRSQPRDERDLMVSAVNNRVLVYDNVSGVSPWLSDALCRLATGGGYATRELHSDQGETVLEAQRPMLMNGIPGLASRPDLGDRSIVIELPTIPENQRRTMKEVKKTFEEARPGVLGALLDAVSAAIRNIETVQMKEAPRMADFAEWITAAEQGLGWIENSFVPVFKENRENAIRLSVEDDPLIQAIIQIVDEGTRYKGTASALLERINGYVPDTTRRAGHWPKTPSGMGTAMKRIAPSLRTIGIHTERAKSGDRFWLIERISEPSDP is encoded by the coding sequence ATGAGTAAGGATAAGGCTGAAATCTTCCGGCCACTTGGTGAAAATGAAAAGAAACCCGCCCAGCGCCCTCGTTCAAACAACAAGGGCGATTGGGAGCCCTTGCTTCTTGTGCCTGCTCATGCCGGTGAGCCGCGACCACATTATAAACATGGTGACGCGGATACTAAATATTACTATCGCAGCGTGACAGGGGAGCTGATCTGTATCGTCCATCGCTTCGATCTACCCGGTGGTGGCAAAGAAGTAATCCCGGCCAGCTATTGCACGAACTCAAAACTTGGCAAGACACAATGGCGCTGGATGGCTCCACTTGAGCCTCGTCCTATCTATAATGCTCACCTTTTGGCACAATTCCCCGATGCGCCGGTTATCTTATGTGAAGGCGAGAAAGCAGCCGATGCCTGTGCGCGGCTAATGCCAAAAGCTATTGCAGTGACCACATTGGGTGGATCGAACGCAGCCAAACATGCCAATTGGGGCACTCTCGCTAAGCGTCGCGTTGTCATCTGGCCTGACGCCGATGCTCCGGGCATGAAATATGCCGGATATGCTGCAAAGGCGCTGGCCGAGGTTTCTGCACAGGTTTCCATATGCCGACCACCTGACAATGTTTATGAAGGCTGGGATGCTGCGGACGCCGAGTTAGATGGCTGGGACGAGGATAAAACCCTTACTTTCTTGCGGGAAGCTAAACCGGCAGATGAGATATTAAACTCAAAAGAGGGGCACACAGAGACAGGCAAGGACAAGACGGGCCGAACAGGGAAGAAAAAGGGGGCGGCTTCATCTGATACAGAAGAAAGCAGCGGTCGTATTCCTCAGCGTGATTTACTTATTTCCATCATAGATGAGATTGAGCTTTGGCATGACGATGACCGTAATGCCTATGCGTCTATTCACATAAACGGACATTGGGAAAACTGGCCGATCCGCTCTAGGGATTTCAGGATATGGCTATCCGGTCGCTATTATAAAGAATTTGGAGGAGCGATAGGAAGTCAGGCGCTGGAAGATGGTCTTAAGGTTATGGAATCTGAGGCAATCCACGAAAGCCCTCAACGCCAAGTATGTCGCCGTATCGGTGGCCTAAATGGCAATGTCTATTTGGATTTATGTGACAAAGCTTGGAAGGCCGTAGAAGTAACGGCGCACGGTTGGTGTGTGATAGACCGTGCGCCAGTTAAGTTCTTACGCTCCAATTCCATGCAGCCTTTGCCGGAACCGGAAGAAGGCGTAACTATAGAACGAATGCGCGACTTCATCAATACAGGCACAGAAGATGATTTCAGGCTTATTGTCGCCTGGCTGGTCGGTGCTTTAAGGCCCGATGGCCCATACCCCATACTCTTAATCAATGGGCAACAGGGCTCATCTAAATCTACTGTATCACGTTTCTTGCGCGACTTGATCGACCCAAATCGGTCCTCTATCCGTTCTCAGCCCCGTGATGAACGCGACTTGATGGTCTCTGCCGTAAACAACAGGGTATTGGTTTATGACAATGTTTCAGGTGTTTCCCCATGGCTATCAGACGCGCTGTGTCGCTTAGCCACTGGTGGCGGCTATGCCACACGGGAATTACACAGTGATCAGGGTGAGACTGTTCTGGAAGCCCAGCGCCCCATGTTGATGAACGGTATCCCCGGCCTTGCTTCCCGGCCAGATTTAGGAGATCGATCAATTGTTATCGAACTCCCGACAATTCCAGAAAACCAGCGCCGCACTATGAAAGAAGTAAAGAAGACATTTGAAGAGGCCCGACCTGGTGTGCTTGGGGCCTTACTGGATGCTGTATCCGCTGCAATACGCAATATTGAAACCGTTCAAATGAAAGAAGCGCCCCGCATGGCTGACTTCGCTGAATGGATCACAGCCGCTGAACAGGGACTTGGCTGGATTGAAAATTCCTTTGTGCCGGTCTTTAAAGAAAACAGAGAGAATGCCATTCGCCTGAGTGTAGAAGATGATCCGCTGATACAGGCTATCATTCAGATCGTCGATGAAGGTACACGTTATAAAGGAACGGCCAGCGCCTTACTTGAACGCATTAACGGCTATGTACCTGATACAACCCGGCGTGCAGGTCATTGGCCCAAGACACCATCTGGCATGGGAACAGCGATGAAACGTATTGCGCCGAGCTTACGTACCATCGGCATTCATACCGAGCGTGCTAAAAGCGGGGATCGTTTCTGGCTTATTGAGAGAATCTCAGAACCATCCGATCCGTAA